From one Macaca nemestrina isolate mMacNem1 chromosome 3, mMacNem.hap1, whole genome shotgun sequence genomic stretch:
- the LOC105499585 gene encoding LOW QUALITY PROTEIN: COMM domain-containing protein 5 (The sequence of the model RefSeq protein was modified relative to this genomic sequence to represent the inferred CDS: substituted 1 base at 1 genomic stop codon) gives MVIKNLASGPGPLLAASTGDCWHQVCASGIDPLGWLIKEEAAAVSAVGAAALYLHHPGDSHSSQVGFLGAQLPPEVAAMAQLLGDLNRSTFRKLLKFVVSSLQGEDCREAVQCLGVSANLPEEWLGVLLAGMHTLLQQALHLRSTSLKPNTFRDQLQELCIPXDLVGDLASIVFGSQRPILYSVAQQPGAWLPHVADFQWWVDVTISTSALAHSLQLSVLMQPKLSDGLAYRFEVPIAKFQELWYSMALVLKEMADLEKKCECGLQD, from the exons ATGGTGATTAAGAATCTCGCCTCGGGACCAGGCCCGCTTTTGGCTGCATCGACTGGGGATTGTTGGCACCAGGTATGTGCATCTGGGATCGACCCCCTGGGCTGGCTAATCAAGGAGGAAGCAGCAGCAGTATCTGCTGTGGGGGCTGCAGCTCTGTACCTGCATCATCCTGGTGATAGTCACAGTAGCCAAGTGGGTTTCTTGGGGGCCCAGCTTCCTCCAGAGGTGGCAGCAATGGCCCAGCTACTAGGGGACCTAAACAGGAGCACATTCAGAAAATTGCTGAAGTTTGTGGTCAGCAGCCTGCAAGGGGAGGACTGCCGAGAGGCTGTGCAGTGTCTTGGGGTCAGCGCCAACCTGCCAGAGGAGTGGCTGGGTGTCCTGCTGGCAGGCATGCACACGCTGCTCCAGCAGGCCCTCCATCTGCGCTCCACCAGCCTGAAGCCCAACACCTTCAGGGACCAACTCCAGGAGCTCTGCATCCCCTAAGACCTGGTCGGGGACTTGGCCAGCATCGTATTTGGGAGCCAGCGACCCATCCTTTATTCTGTGGCCCAGCAGCCAGGGGCCTGGCTGCCCCATGTTGCTGACTTTCAGTGGTGGGTGGATGTGACAATCTCCACCAGTGCCCTGGCTCACTCCCTGCAGCTGAGCGTCCTGATGCAGCCGAAGCTTTCAGATGGGTTAGCATACCGCTTCGAG GTCCCCATAGCCAAGTTCCAGGAGCTGTGGTACAGCATGGCCCTGGTCCTAAAGGAGATGGCAGATCTGGAGAAGAAGTGTGAGTGTGGCCTGCAGGACTGA